One part of the Microvirga sp. TS319 genome encodes these proteins:
- a CDS encoding tyrosine recombinase: protein MRANHRLGQLWLDALATELGASAGTIATYTDDLNCYLAWLDEIGLGLNDVGVEHIRDYIAALDRRGYAGSTIARRITVARGLHKFLIAEELGARDPTSHLSSMRRAWKLPFVLSIAETEALLESAHRLAADSSVGLYRQAGYARRAALFETLYASGMRISEALSLTADAATPGTRMLLVRGKGDKQRLVPLHERAITAIAHWQRLARAYSGGAPSPWLFHSVRNGAKALTRQAALLDIKEAAVAAGLASPERVSPHVLRHAFATHMHSGGTDLRVLQELLGHAGIETTQIYTHLDTSRLHAMVRDLHPLNRQDGSE, encoded by the coding sequence ATGCGTGCAAACCACCGGCTGGGCCAGCTCTGGCTCGATGCACTGGCAACCGAACTCGGAGCCTCAGCCGGCACCATCGCGACCTACACCGACGATCTGAACTGCTACCTCGCCTGGCTCGATGAAATCGGTCTCGGCCTGAACGATGTCGGCGTAGAACATATTCGAGATTACATCGCTGCGCTCGATCGGCGCGGCTATGCCGGCTCGACGATCGCTCGGCGGATCACGGTGGCCCGCGGCTTGCACAAATTCCTGATCGCGGAGGAACTCGGCGCGCGTGATCCCACATCCCATTTGTCGAGCATGCGCCGGGCCTGGAAGCTGCCGTTCGTCTTGTCCATCGCCGAGACCGAGGCGCTCCTGGAGAGCGCCCATCGACTTGCCGCCGATTCCTCGGTCGGGCTGTACCGTCAGGCCGGCTATGCGAGAAGGGCAGCTTTGTTCGAGACGCTTTATGCCTCCGGCATGCGCATCAGCGAGGCTTTGTCGCTGACTGCCGATGCCGCGACGCCCGGAACCCGCATGCTCCTGGTGCGCGGCAAGGGCGACAAGCAGCGGCTCGTGCCCCTGCATGAACGGGCGATCACGGCCATTGCCCACTGGCAGAGGCTGGCCCGCGCGTACTCCGGCGGAGCGCCCTCCCCCTGGCTGTTCCACTCGGTGCGCAATGGGGCGAAGGCCTTGACCCGTCAGGCCGCCCTGCTGGACATCAAGGAGGCCGCTGTCGCCGCAGGGCTGGCGAGCCCCGAGCGCGTGTCGCCGCATGTGCTGCGCCATGCCTTTGCCACCCATATGCACTCGGGCGGGACTGACTTGCGCGTGCTGCAGGAGCTGCTGGGACATGCCGGCATCGAGACGACCCAAATCTACACCCATCTCGATACCTCCCGCCTCCATGCCATGGTCCGTGACCTTCATCCGCTCAACAGGCAGGATGGTTCGGAATGA
- a CDS encoding SWIB/MDM2 domain-containing protein gives MMTDAKAAKKPNPALSKPLQPSNALAAIVGSAPLPRTEVVSKVWEYIKANNLQNPANKREILADDKLQAVFGGKSAVSMFEMNKHFAQHLS, from the coding sequence ATGATGACCGATGCGAAAGCAGCCAAGAAGCCGAACCCTGCCCTGTCGAAGCCTCTACAGCCCTCGAATGCGCTGGCGGCCATCGTGGGTTCGGCTCCCCTGCCCCGCACGGAGGTGGTGAGCAAGGTATGGGAGTACATTAAGGCCAACAACCTTCAGAATCCCGCCAACAAGCGCGAAATCCTGGCAGATGACAAGCTGCAGGCCGTCTTCGGCGGTAAGAGCGCGGTCAGCATGTTCGAGATGAACAAGCACTTTGCTCAGCATCTCTCCTAA
- a CDS encoding amidohydrolase family protein translates to MTNHYDVIIHNASIVDGTGADRFEGDVAIRADRIVHVGPLDDATAETTFDAAGLVIAPGFIDAHTHDDRLLLSDPEMTPKVSQGVTTVVGGNCGISLAPMPRSIPDPVTPPLNLLDESGRWYRFPTFAAYVAELEAHPAATNCAMLVGHSTLRVATMEDLTQPASPEQIAAMRVMVVEALEAGAIGVSTGLAYAPAIGSPTEEVIEICQPLRERGGLYCTHMRDEGDMVVESLNETFRIGRDVGVPVVISHHKVVGAKNFGRSAETLKLIQCQMATQEICLDCYPYAASSTILAPHLAANATRVTVTWSKGLPEFAGWDLADIIKKIGGTQDEVIGRLLPAGAVYYRMDEGDVERILAFDQTMIGSDGLPHDEKPHPRLWGTFPRVLGHYSRKRGLFSLEAAIHKMTGLTARNFGLPDRGVIREGAFADLVILNPETVDEVATYDRPIAASRGIETVLVNGKVVWHDGKPSGERPGRVLRRQSSGMQSS, encoded by the coding sequence ATGACCAACCACTACGACGTGATTATTCACAATGCTTCCATTGTCGATGGAACCGGTGCCGATCGGTTCGAGGGCGACGTGGCGATCAGGGCCGATCGCATCGTTCATGTCGGCCCATTAGACGATGCGACAGCCGAGACGACTTTCGATGCCGCGGGACTCGTGATCGCTCCCGGCTTCATCGATGCGCATACGCATGACGACCGGCTATTGCTGTCGGACCCCGAGATGACGCCTAAAGTGAGCCAGGGCGTGACGACCGTCGTCGGAGGCAATTGCGGGATCTCTCTCGCGCCGATGCCCCGTTCCATTCCGGATCCGGTCACGCCGCCGTTGAACCTTCTGGACGAGAGCGGCCGTTGGTATCGCTTCCCGACCTTCGCCGCCTATGTCGCCGAGCTGGAGGCGCATCCGGCCGCAACCAACTGCGCCATGCTGGTCGGTCATTCGACGCTCCGCGTCGCGACCATGGAGGATCTGACTCAACCCGCCAGTCCGGAGCAGATCGCGGCCATGCGGGTGATGGTCGTCGAGGCTTTGGAAGCTGGAGCGATCGGCGTTTCGACAGGACTCGCCTACGCGCCCGCAATCGGCTCTCCAACCGAGGAGGTGATTGAAATCTGCCAGCCGTTGCGGGAGCGCGGCGGCCTCTACTGCACGCATATGCGGGACGAAGGAGACATGGTCGTCGAGTCTCTGAACGAGACCTTCCGAATCGGACGGGATGTCGGAGTGCCAGTCGTCATCTCGCACCACAAAGTGGTGGGTGCGAAGAACTTTGGCCGTTCGGCAGAGACCCTCAAGCTCATCCAGTGCCAGATGGCGACCCAGGAGATTTGCCTCGACTGCTATCCTTACGCGGCTTCGTCCACGATCCTCGCCCCGCATCTGGCGGCGAATGCCACGAGAGTGACGGTCACTTGGTCTAAGGGCCTGCCCGAATTCGCGGGGTGGGATCTGGCCGATATTATCAAGAAGATTGGTGGAACACAGGACGAAGTGATCGGGCGCCTTCTGCCGGCCGGTGCCGTCTATTATCGCATGGACGAGGGAGACGTGGAACGCATTCTGGCCTTCGATCAGACGATGATCGGATCGGACGGACTGCCCCATGACGAGAAGCCCCATCCCCGGCTCTGGGGCACTTTCCCGCGGGTGCTCGGGCACTACAGCCGCAAGCGCGGACTGTTCTCCCTCGAGGCCGCGATTCACAAAATGACGGGACTAACAGCGAGAAATTTTGGCCTGCCTGACCGTGGCGTCATTCGAGAGGGTGCGTTCGCCGATCTGGTGATCCTGAATCCTGAAACGGTTGATGAGGTCGCGACCTATGATCGCCCCATCGCTGCGTCGCGCGGAATCGAGACAGTTCTCGTGAATGGCAAGGTCGTGTGGCACGATGGCAAGCCCAGTGGCGAGCGCCCTGGCAGGGTCCTTCGGCGACAGTCATCGGGAATGCAATCCTCATAG
- a CDS encoding ABC transporter ATP-binding protein, producing the protein MSERASDPRMSGAAARPSAPVLEIDGLAIDVVGDPAGRRVLEDVSFTISSGETLCVVGESGSGKSVTSLATMGLLPPGALRPARGRILVEGEDVLAASPARLRELRASKVAMIFQEPMTALNPVETVGEQIDEVLRIHSRLGRTERRARILQMLEAVHMPDVERIFKSYPHQLSGGQRQRVVISMALILEPRILIADEPTTALDVTTQKQILALISELQKKHNTAVLFITHDFGVVAEIADRIVVMNRGRVIEVGTRNDILARPREPYTRMLVSSVPSLVPKPRAALGSDIVLDVKALSKSYAGRRVFGGGNSVPAAQDVNLTLRRGEIVGIVGESGSGKSTVARCVVRLQDPTSGSVLVHGQDIAKASGRQLRPLRQRVQIVFQDPYRSMNPRMRVGESIIEGPVNFGMDRHQALARARELLGLVGLNEDALQRYPHQFSGGQRQRICIARALALEPDILVADEAVSALDVSVQAQVLKLLDEIRTRIGIGVLFITHDLRVAAQICDTIVVMQKGRVVEAGPAAEVLTEPRQDYTRTLIDAAPGRDWDFQNFRPLSRGAC; encoded by the coding sequence ATGAGTGAACGTGCCTCTGACCCAAGAATGTCCGGTGCTGCGGCTCGTCCGAGCGCGCCTGTTCTGGAGATCGATGGCCTCGCTATCGACGTTGTCGGCGACCCGGCGGGGCGCCGTGTGCTCGAGGACGTCAGCTTCACCATAAGCTCTGGGGAGACACTTTGCGTCGTCGGGGAGTCGGGGTCTGGCAAATCGGTGACCTCGCTTGCCACGATGGGGCTTTTGCCTCCCGGGGCTCTGCGCCCGGCCCGAGGCCGGATCCTCGTCGAAGGCGAGGACGTTCTTGCGGCGAGCCCGGCACGTCTGCGCGAGCTTCGGGCCTCGAAGGTCGCCATGATCTTTCAGGAGCCGATGACGGCGCTCAACCCTGTCGAAACGGTGGGAGAACAGATCGACGAGGTCCTGAGGATCCACAGCAGGCTCGGCAGGACGGAAAGGCGCGCCAGAATTCTGCAGATGCTCGAGGCTGTCCACATGCCGGACGTCGAGCGCATCTTCAAATCATATCCCCATCAGTTGTCGGGCGGGCAGCGGCAGCGCGTCGTGATCTCGATGGCACTCATCCTGGAGCCGCGCATCCTGATCGCGGACGAACCGACCACCGCTCTCGACGTCACCACCCAGAAGCAGATTCTCGCCCTGATCAGCGAGCTTCAGAAAAAGCACAACACCGCGGTGCTGTTCATCACGCACGACTTCGGCGTGGTTGCCGAGATTGCAGATCGCATTGTCGTGATGAACCGGGGTCGTGTGATCGAGGTTGGAACGCGCAACGACATTCTCGCGCGCCCGCGTGAGCCATATACCCGTATGCTGGTCTCATCCGTACCAAGCCTCGTGCCGAAGCCGAGGGCGGCGCTCGGGAGCGATATTGTCCTCGACGTAAAGGCGTTGAGCAAATCGTATGCGGGGAGGCGGGTCTTTGGAGGAGGAAACTCGGTTCCGGCGGCACAGGATGTCAATCTGACGCTTCGCAGAGGCGAGATCGTCGGGATCGTTGGTGAATCTGGGTCGGGAAAGTCGACCGTGGCGCGATGCGTGGTCCGGCTCCAGGACCCGACATCCGGAAGCGTTCTGGTTCATGGCCAGGATATCGCCAAGGCGTCGGGACGGCAGCTGCGTCCATTGCGCCAGCGTGTCCAGATCGTCTTTCAGGATCCCTATCGTTCGATGAACCCCCGGATGAGAGTGGGCGAATCGATCATCGAAGGGCCCGTCAACTTCGGTATGGATCGGCATCAAGCCTTGGCGAGGGCGCGCGAGTTGCTTGGACTGGTCGGCTTGAATGAGGACGCCTTGCAGCGCTACCCCCATCAGTTTTCCGGTGGTCAGCGCCAGCGCATCTGCATCGCGCGAGCACTGGCTCTGGAGCCGGACATCCTTGTGGCCGACGAGGCGGTCTCCGCGCTCGACGTATCCGTGCAGGCCCAGGTCCTTAAGCTTCTGGACGAGATACGGACAAGGATCGGAATCGGGGTTCTGTTCATCACTCACGATCTGCGCGTCGCGGCCCAGATTTGCGACACCATCGTGGTAATGCAGAAGGGCCGGGTCGTCGAGGCGGGGCCAGCCGCAGAGGTTCTGACGGAGCCCAGACAGGATTACACCCGTACTCTCATCGATGCTGCGCCAGGACGAGATTGGGATTTCCAGAACTTCCGTCCCCTGAGCCGCGGTGCTTGTTAA
- a CDS encoding ABC transporter permease — protein sequence MRAIVNPVSAESSAAASGEPPVSATTPQASGIAKQLGATLRGGPVLVAFAILCIIVLAALAAPLLGTSDPVAIDPGSRLRAASPEHWLGTDAYGRDIYSRVVYGARVSLIVGAGATIMSVLLGLLIGVVAGYFRAADTVIMRIMDGIMAIPSILLAIALVSLTGGTILTVLVAITIPEIPRVVRLVRSVILSVRTEPYVEAAVSLGTRVPTLLLRHMVPNTMAPLIVQGTYVFAAAILTEATLSFLGAGLPPEIPSWGNMMSEGRMYFQLLPGLILYPGIALAATLLSVNVLGDVVRDMLDPKMAKKS from the coding sequence CCGGCATTGCCAAGCAATTGGGCGCGACGCTCAGGGGCGGCCCCGTTCTTGTCGCTTTTGCTATCCTCTGCATCATCGTTCTGGCAGCTCTCGCTGCGCCGCTTCTCGGGACAAGCGACCCAGTCGCTATCGATCCAGGTTCCCGGCTGCGGGCAGCCTCCCCGGAGCATTGGCTTGGAACCGACGCCTATGGGCGGGACATCTATTCGAGAGTCGTCTATGGAGCGCGCGTTTCCCTGATCGTCGGTGCCGGAGCGACGATCATGAGCGTCCTGCTCGGCCTTCTGATCGGGGTCGTCGCCGGATACTTTCGCGCAGCCGATACCGTCATCATGCGTATCATGGACGGCATCATGGCAATTCCCAGCATATTGCTCGCCATTGCACTCGTGTCACTGACCGGTGGGACCATCCTGACGGTTCTGGTGGCGATCACGATCCCGGAGATCCCTCGAGTCGTACGGCTCGTCCGGAGCGTCATTCTGTCGGTCCGGACCGAGCCCTATGTCGAAGCGGCCGTTTCACTAGGAACCCGCGTTCCGACATTGCTCCTTCGTCACATGGTCCCCAACACGATGGCGCCATTGATCGTGCAGGGAACCTACGTGTTCGCTGCGGCCATCCTCACGGAGGCGACGCTGAGCTTCCTCGGAGCGGGGCTGCCGCCAGAAATTCCCTCATGGGGAAACATGATGTCCGAAGGCCGGATGTATTTTCAGCTTTTGCCGGGGCTCATCCTTTACCCTGGCATCGCGCTGGCCGCGACACTCCTGAGCGTGAACGTGCTCGGCGACGTCGTGAGAGACATGCTCGACCCGAAAATGGCGAAGAAATCATGA